The genomic region GATCAGaaggttcttcctgatgtttaggtggaatctctgttcctgcaccttgaacccacgactcctggttctagtctctggagcagcagaaaacaaactctgaggcagcagaaaacaaaattatgcacggggtagaaaatgttgacagagagaaatttttctctctttcttacaatactagaaccagggggcattcattgaaaatgctggggggaagaattaggactaatcaaaggaaacgcttcttcacgcaacgtgtgattggtgtttggaatatgctgccacaggaggtggtgatggccactaacctggatagctttaaaaggggcctggacagatttatggaggagaagttgatctatggcttccaatcttgatcctccttgatctcagattgcaaatgccttagcagaccaggtgctggggagcagcagcagcagaaggcctttgctttcacctcctgcatgtgagctcccaaaggcacctggtgggccactgcgagtagcagagtgctggactagatggactccggtctgatccagcaggctagttcttatgttgttcCCTCTTcgtcatgacatcccttcaaatatttaaacatggctatcatgtccccacttaactttgcttctccagactaaacacccccagctccctaagtctctcctcgtagggcatggattccagacctttgaccattttggttgccctcctctggaccaattccagcttgtcaatatccttattACAttctggtgcccagaactgaacacagcattccaggtgaggtctgaccaatgcagagtagagtggtacaattacttccctcgatctagacactatacttttattgatgcatcccagaattgcattggctttcttggctgccgtatcacactgctgactcttgtTCAGTTCACGTTCAACCTCCAGAAGTTGGGTCTCGAAGGCTTAACatcgcctgcccccaccccccgccacccccccaagtttactctagaacataggtgccaaacccgcggccctccagatgttatggactacagctcccatcatcccctgccagcatgatgctggcagggtatgatgggaactgtagtccataacatctggagggccgcgagtttgacacctgtgctctagaactACAGAGCAGCAGGGCGAAGATGCCGCACAGGTGTTCCAAAAAGCCCCCGCCTCCCAAAACCCCAGGGGATCTTCGAGACGTCTGCGGTTCGAGCAAAGGAGTCCTGCGTCCCACGTGGCACCTGGTGTGACAATGAGCACCTGAGGCACAGGTTCACATGATGGGGCACTGAATCGGCTGCTGTAAAGACTGCACGGCATTCTGGGCCGTCATCCGGAAGGAGCTGAAATCCAggctggggaagagggagccGGCTTCCGAGGGAGCCTTGGACTTCACAATAGCCAGCAGGTCTTGGGGCAGCGTCACCTTCTGCCCGGCTGCTTCCACCTGCTTCTTATCCTTCCGGCTCTTGGGAGAGAAACAGGGGGAAAACGGAATGAGTAGAATGCACTTTTATCCCGCCCTTCTGCCAAAGGACTCCGCAAAACAAAATACACAACGACCCTGTAAGGTAGGGCCAAACGAGAGAGGAGCGGCACGGCTGaagagtaaggttgccaactgttggatttatatccctcctttccctcctgtaaagagactcaaagggacttacaaactcctttcccatcccccctcacaacaaaaaccctatgagatgggtggggctgagagagttttgagagaactgtgactagcccaaggtcacccagctggcgcgtgttggagtgcacaagctaatctggttcaccaaataagcctccacagctcaagcggcaaagcggggaatcaaacacggttctctagattagagtgcacctgttcttaatcactacactatgctggctctcaggtgtgGCAGGCACCCACCGTGCCCACGTTGGGGATGCCTCCTATACACGTTCACCCACCCTTGTTCTCCCATCCTCACGTAGGAGCTTGAAACCTTCTTACCCTGGGCAGCTGGTATTTCTCCCGGAGATGGGCCCGCATAGCAGCACGCTCAGCCTTCTTTTGTACAAACACCGCATCCCGgttgcttctgtgggaaagcaaTAAGAGAACGGCGTCAGAGCCAGGTGTGGCCGAGAGAGATGGACaaccaaacctttattggcatataggacGATACAGGTAGGATACAcaacacaaatttaaaacaatccccaaataaaataataaaagagagTCTCTTAATGACAGAGTGACACAGCAAAATTAGAAGGAACAGAGCTATCTtctggggcacaggtgtcaaacttgcggccctccagatgttatggactacagtccccatcatcccctgcccacatgatgctggcaggggatgatgggaactgtagtccataacatctggaggggcgcgagtttgacacttatgctctGAGGTATATAATTTCTAGCAAAAACTTgcccaccaattcacaaactacaggatcagaattatttagcaagtGTAAGATAATTTGAGCATCTGATTTCCTGTCATAGTTCAaaagaagagcatttgcatatttccccctcattccctcatatttagtgctaTGAAAAAGGAAGTGGGCTGAACTTTCCAGCTGATTTGAATTataggagcagaatctcttcgaagaagaagaggagttggatttatatccccctttctctcctgtaggagactcaaaggggctgacaatctccttgcccttcccccctcacaataaacaccctgtgaggtgggtggggccgagagagctccatagagctgtgactagcccaaggtcacccagctagcgtgtgtgggagtgcacaggctaatctgaattccccagatcagcctccacagctcaggcggcagagtggagaatcaaacccggttcctccagattagatacgcaagctcttaaccccctatgccactgctgctccttagctgaGAGCAGAACAATACAATTAGCCATTGATATCGGCTCTCCTAAGACTAGGGTGGATGGGAGAGCATTttgggaaatgtattgtcgaaggaaaatgtattgtcgatggacacagtgtgcaacagacttctctctgtgatacgcctctgaagatgccggccacagatgcaggcaaaacgttaggaacaagatccaccagaccacggccacacagcccggaaaacccaccgcaaccattTTGGAAAATGATTTTTGTCTTACTTCCTATTAGAATAAATGATTTTAGGAGAATAACGTCACTTGATTTCGTAATCTCTGAGAGACAGCAGGAGGTGATCCCGTGGGGTTTTCGAGGCCAGAGACGTTCAAAggagtttgccgttgcctgcctctgtgtcacaaccctgacGTCGCTTGGGGGTCGCCACCTGAATACCAATCAAGGCCAACCCTGTTTACCTTtggagatttgatgagatcaggctcacCTGGGACGATCCAGGTCATAACTCTATTATGGACCGATTCCCAAATTGCTGCTTGTGGGATTTATATATACCCTCTGCCCTTTCACGTATGAAAATACGGATACTCCAGTTCTCATCCTAAAGATCACGACCCAAGCTTCCACCGCTGTGCCTTGTCA from Sphaerodactylus townsendi isolate TG3544 linkage group LG01, MPM_Stown_v2.3, whole genome shotgun sequence harbors:
- the LOC125440711 gene encoding complexin-3-like — protein: MGSTTKSACGVPARQLLCCISGDFPREKDSSVPQCPSKNPPQWNFSPKQKSNRDAVFVQKKAERAAMRAHLREKYQLPRSRKDKKQVEAAGQKVTLPQDLLAIVKSKAPSEAGSLFPSLDFSSFRMTAQNAVQSLQQPIQCPIM